The sequence CTAAACCCTCTTTCTGATTTATCAATCTGCAGGCTTGATACCCCTAGATCTAAAATAATTCCAGAGACTTTGCCCAAGACTCCTAAAGACTCAGCAACTTTTTTAATGTTGCTAAAATTTTCCTGGTAGTAACTTACTCTACCCTTAAACTCTTTAAGATTTCCCTTGGCAATCTCTAAAGCTTCCCCGTCCTGATCCATACCTATAACAGAGGCTTTAGAAATTTTTAGAATTTCTTTTGAATGACCACCAAGACCAAGTGTGGCATCAATTATAATCCCATCAGTTGGGTTTAAAATTGATAATACTTTTTTTAAAAGAACTGGTATATGATTTTGCATTAATATTAAATGGTCGGCAGTATTTTTGTTTTTGTTTTTAGCAAATAGGAGATGAACAAATGGTTTTAATTTTTAAATTTTTAAACTGCCGACCCCTTAAACTTAAATTAAACTCCTAGGTTTCCTAGGTGCTCAGCAATATCTGAGCTTTCTTTCTCTGCATTATTTTTATATTGCTCCCATTCCTTACTATCCCAAATTTCCAAACGGTTATATAAACCCGTAATAACTGCATTATTTTTAACGGTTGAATAATCTCTTAAATATGATGGCAAATTGATTCTACCCTGCTTATCAACATCAACATCCATGGCTCCGGCTAACATAAGCCTGGCAAATGCTCTTGCGTCTTTCTGGCTTATTGGAAGATTTGCTAATTTGGCAGCAAGCTCGTTCCAATCTTTCTTTGGATATAAAAACAAACATTTGTCCAAACCCCTAGTTACGACTGCTCCTTTTTTCAAGGCTGCACGAAATTTAGCGGGTATTGCTACTCTGCCTTTTGAGTCTACTGAATGTTGGTATTCTCCTATAAACATCTGGACCTTTCTGTAGATATCCTTATCCACCGTTTTCCCCACTTATCCCCACTTTTATCCACATTTACATTATAATTCACCACCAAGCCCCATGTCAATAGTATAAACTACCACTAATAGAATAAGTGTTAATAAAAAATATCTTGCCTTCATAAAGGCAAGATATTTAATTGTTTATAATAATAGGTCTAGTTATTTTTTATGCTTATCCACAATCAGAATCTATGTTGCTATTTTAAGTAGTGCTTTCTGAACTATCTCATCTTCGCCTTTTTTTAGCCTTAAATTAGCTATTTCTTCGATCGTAAACCACTTAACTGCATTATGTTCCCAGGAATGCTTCATATCGCCTGATTTATATCTAAATAAAAAATAATGTATATGACGTTCTTTTTTAGTCTTATCTATTGTAGTAAATTCTTGAAGACTACCTAAATAATTTTCTATTTCCCCCTCAATATTCATCTCTTCTTTTAATGCTCGCCATGCCGCATTTTTTAATGTTTCTTCGTCTTCAAAATCTCTACCATTAGCATCACTATTTTCCACTGTTTCTTTTGGAAACATCCATAATTGTCCCCATTTTCGAAACCAACCAAGAAGCGCAATGAATATTTTATCATCTTCTTTTTTATAAACCACACCTCCTGAAGAAATATGTAATGGTAATTTACTCATAATTAGATTTTAATACGAATACTATAAAGATTAAATATATAAAAAAGACCACCTATTGGCAGTCATTGTTTTGTATCATTTATAATAAACTATCTAGTAATACTAGACCCTGAATATCAATCTCCTGAACCAAGAGACGATTCTGATTATTTCTTGTTTTGGATAATACTCCTTCGGGTGAAATTATTTTGCTTTGTGCGATTAAAGATTTTTCATTTAGCATTGCGGTGACAAAAAAACACTTAGCTTGGAATACAATACTTGTATATATAGAGTTTATGGCATTTATTTGCTGATTTTTGTATCGAATGTCTGATACTACCATATTAGAAGGACAAAATATTATTTTTACTCCTTGATTTACATATTGCGCAATAACAGCCGGCGAAAAAATATCAAAACATATAATTATGCCTATTCTTCCAAAATCTAAATCAAAAATTCCTGGAGCTTCACCTGGTACAAAATCATTTATCTCACAATCATAGAGGTTTTGCTTATTATATATACCTATAAGATGACCGTTTCTGTCAATAACCAGAGCAGATTTGCGCAAACCCTCATTATCCTTGGTAACAATCGGTATTATTGCGTTGATTTCATATTTTTTGCAAAGAGGACTAAAAAATTCCAGTATATAATCTTTATAATCATCATTAATGCTAATAAAGTCTTCGGGAAAACAAATAATATCAGCTCCCTTTTCTTTTGCTTTTCCCATATATCTAATATGTTGATCACTACCTTCTAAAGAAAAGCCAATCTGTGCAATCGCTATTATAGCTTTTTGGATATTAATCAACTCCTTAAGGATGCGTTATAATTTCTATCCCAAAAAACTGTTGATACAACAGATCGATTAATGAGTTAAAAAGTTCTTCGGGCATTTCCTCAAAGCCACAAATATTTGTACCATTACATACACTTATTAATTGATCATTCCCCTGATAACCATATGCGATTCTTCCAGCGCCAAGAACGCTATCACAATCACGTTCTTTCTTTTTGATAGAACAATAATCTTCATATACATAATTAGCGACATCTAGTATGTTTTCATGTTCTGCCCTTATAACAAATACACACTGATCCCCTTCTTTTACTGCTACCAAATCACCTAATGTTTGAAACTTTGCTTTTTCTGGTGGAACTACTTCTTTATATTCGTTCAAAAAAATAATAGCTGTATCCAATCTGATCAGCTCCTTCTAGAAAATATGATCTACTATTTCAATATTATATTCTTCTAGTAATTCCTTTTTAAATAACTCTATTAAAGCATTAAAGTTTTCTTGACTCATCTCGGGAAAGCTTGCTGATTGATTGCTTACTTTAATTATGGAATCTACTCTTAAAATTTTGATTACTGCTCCTCCGAGCATTAAACAATCACCTTTGTTTTTCCTTCTAAATCGCGAAGATATCTCTATGGTGACCTAAGCCCATCACAAAGATTGCATATTCACCTGAACTTATAGCAACAATCTTCCAATTATAAACCAGCTTTTCTGTACCATCTAAAGCACCTTTAAACT is a genomic window of bacterium CG_4_10_14_0_2_um_filter_33_32 containing:
- a CDS encoding cell division/cell wall cluster transcriptional repressor MraZ, translating into MFIGEYQHSVDSKGRVAIPAKFRAALKKGAVVTRGLDKCLFLYPKKDWNELAAKLANLPISQKDARAFARLMLAGAMDVDVDKQGRINLPSYLRDYSTVKNNAVITGLYNRLEIWDSKEWEQYKNNAEKESSDIAEHLGNLGV